In the Epinephelus lanceolatus isolate andai-2023 chromosome 6, ASM4190304v1, whole genome shotgun sequence genome, one interval contains:
- the LOC144463716 gene encoding uncharacterized protein LOC144463716 yields MPCKVNRRAEHMRKTWAARIQSSVPPPPDDPGLGTGEIHPHQYAVIASKNSENTLKYAEKAQNSDKTLKYAEKAQNSDETMKNSEKNPEKPLKTSEQPLPVSDHSLPPSAQSLPNSGNVPEQNNHMSDIPVRKQCVEMHVPATMTEAVEAPTAESKLAENHPDESAPAETSMAQAPVKFFVQGSFSQLHYQFGDNAGKQCVANSLAAVMMNELKSITTWSNDRKNNDVDTVLIEGNKLYTTLKDGGQISGKSGYLLLDELPNAYVMKDAHFSINCGPAFSGAVGVFDEPDDSDMRDINVPLDIAIQRALMDHDACFVTFGSNTCGCQAVRPFCCI; encoded by the coding sequence ATGCCATGCAAGGTGAATCGTCGTGCTGAGCACATGAGGAAGACCTGGGCTGCCCGCATCCAGTCCAGTGTCCCGCCTCCCCCCGATGACCCTGGCTTGGGCACTGGAGAAATCCATCCCCACCAGTACGCTGTGATAGCGAGCAAAAACTCTGAGAATACTCTGAAATATGCTGAAAAAGCGCAAAACTCTGACAAAACTCTGAAATATGCTGAAAAAGCGCAAAACTCTgatgaaacaatgaaaaactctgaaaaaaaccctgaaaaacCTCTGAAAACCTCTGAACAACCTCTGCCTGTTTCTGATcactctctgcctccctctgctCAATCTCTGCCCAACTCTGGCAATGTTcctgaacaaaataatcacatgTCTGATATTCCTGTCCGTAAGCAGTGTGTTGAAATGCATGTCCCTGCCACCATGACTGAAGCTGTTGAGGCGCCTACTGCTGAATCCAAGCTTGCAGAAAACCATCCTGATGAAAGTGCTCCTGCTGAAACCAGTATGGCCCAAGCACCTGTAAAGTTTTTTGTACAAGGGTCATTCTCACAGCTCCACTACCAATTTGGGGATAATGCAGGTAAACAGTGTGTAGCTAACAGTTTAGCAGCAGTGATGATGAATGAGTTGAAAAGCATAACAACCTGGAGTAATGACAGGAAGAATAATGATGTTGACACTGTTCTTATTGAAGGCAACAAGTTGTACACTACTCTTAAAGATGGTGGTCAAATAAGTGGGAAAAGTGGATATCTGCTTCTTGATGAGTTGCCAAATGCATATGTAATGAAAGATGCACACTTCTCAATAAATTGTGGTCCAGCTTTCAGTGGTGCGGTTGGTGTTTTTGATGAGCCTGATGATTCAGATATGAGAGATATTAATGTACCACTGGACATAGCAATCCAAAGAGCACTGATGGATCATGATgcctgctttgtcacttttggTAGTAACACGTGTGGTTGTCAAGCAGTGCGGCCATTTTGCTGTATTTGA